A region from the Nostoc sp. HK-01 genome encodes:
- a CDS encoding protein synthesis factor, GTP-binding, whose protein sequence is MARAKFERNKPHVNIGTVGHVDHGKTTLTAAITMTLAALGQAEAKGYDQIDNAPEEKARGITINTAHVEYETKNRHYAHVDCPGHADYVKNMITGAAQMDGAILVVAATDGPMPQTREHILLARQVGVPKLVVFLNKEDMVDDEELLELVELEVRELLSSYEFDGDNIPVIRGSGLQALEAMTKNPKTQRGENPWVDKIYELMDAVDSYIPDPERDIDKAFLMAVEDVFTITGRGTVATGRIERGKVKVGDTVELVGLRETRSTAVTGIEMFKKSLDEGLAGDNAGVLLRGLKKEDVERGMVIAKPGSITPHTQFEGEVYVLTEKEGGRKTPFFSGYRPQFYVRTTDVTGTIKAFTSDDGADVEMVMPGDRIKVTVELINAIAIETGMRFAIREGGRTIGAGVVAKIVK, encoded by the coding sequence ATGGCACGCGCAAAGTTTGAAAGAAATAAACCCCACGTTAACATCGGTACTGTTGGCCACGTTGACCACGGTAAGACCACTTTAACAGCAGCTATCACCATGACTTTGGCTGCTCTCGGTCAAGCGGAAGCTAAAGGCTATGACCAAATCGATAACGCACCCGAAGAGAAAGCACGGGGTATCACGATTAACACTGCTCACGTTGAGTATGAAACTAAAAACCGCCACTATGCTCACGTAGACTGTCCTGGACACGCTGACTACGTGAAGAACATGATCACTGGTGCAGCACAAATGGACGGAGCTATTCTCGTAGTAGCTGCAACTGACGGCCCTATGCCTCAAACCCGCGAACACATTCTGTTAGCTCGTCAGGTAGGGGTTCCTAAACTGGTGGTCTTCTTAAACAAAGAAGATATGGTAGACGACGAAGAATTGCTAGAGTTGGTAGAACTAGAAGTTCGGGAACTACTTTCTAGCTATGAGTTCGATGGGGACAATATTCCCGTTATTCGAGGTTCTGGTCTGCAAGCTCTAGAAGCAATGACCAAAAACCCCAAAACTCAGCGTGGAGAAAATCCTTGGGTAGACAAAATCTACGAATTGATGGACGCTGTAGATTCCTACATCCCCGATCCTGAGCGTGACATTGATAAAGCCTTCCTGATGGCTGTAGAAGATGTGTTTACAATCACAGGTCGTGGTACAGTTGCTACCGGCCGGATTGAACGTGGCAAAGTTAAAGTGGGCGATACCGTAGAACTAGTGGGTCTGAGAGAAACTCGTAGTACCGCCGTTACCGGGATCGAAATGTTTAAAAAGAGCCTTGATGAAGGCTTGGCTGGGGATAACGCAGGTGTACTCCTACGTGGTCTGAAAAAAGAAGATGTTGAGCGCGGTATGGTAATCGCCAAACCCGGTTCTATTACACCTCATACTCAATTTGAAGGTGAAGTATACGTCTTAACAGAAAAAGAAGGTGGTCGGAAAACCCCCTTCTTCTCTGGCTACCGCCCCCAGTTCTATGTCCGGACAACCGATGTAACCGGCACCATTAAAGCCTTCACCTCTGATGATGGGGCAGACGTAGAAATGGTAATGCCAGGCGATCGCATCAAAGTTACTGTGGAATTGATTAATGCGATCGCAATTGAAACAGGTATGCGCTTTGCGATTCGTGAAGGTGGCCGCACTATCGGTGCTGGTGTCGTCGCTAAAATCGTCAAGTAG